The Streptomyces laurentii genome contains a region encoding:
- a CDS encoding ATP synthase protein I (ATP synthase protein I [Streptomyces venezuelae ATCC10712];~identified by MetaGeneAnnotator; putative): MPSNDARILLRTAVPTAAAGIIATVVSGVLAGGKGAIGAVIGTLVVLLFMGIGQVVLQRTAKKLPHLFQAMGLMLYTAQLLVLFIFLALLKGTTAFNFKAFAFTLLATTIVWVAAQARAYMKAKITYVDPDNSGPKP, from the coding sequence ATGCCGTCCAACGACGCACGCATTCTGCTGCGCACCGCAGTGCCCACCGCCGCCGCCGGCATCATCGCCACGGTTGTCAGCGGTGTGCTCGCGGGCGGCAAGGGTGCGATCGGCGCCGTCATCGGCACCCTGGTCGTGCTCCTGTTCATGGGGATCGGGCAGGTGGTTCTTCAGCGGACGGCGAAGAAACTCCCGCATCTGTTCCAGGCCATGGGGCTCATGCTCTACACGGCCCAGCTGCTGGTGCTCTTCATCTTCCTGGCGCTGCTGAAGGGGACGACCGCGTTCAACTTCAAGGCCTTCGCCTTCACGCTGCTCGCCACCACGATCGTGTGGGTCGCCGCCCAGGCCCGTGCCTACATGAAGGCCAAGATCACGTACGTCGACCCCGACAATTCGGGGCCGAAGCCGTGA
- a CDS encoding ATP synthase A chain (ATP synthase A chain [Streptomyces venezuelae ATCC10712];~F0F1 ATP synthase subunit A; Validated;~F0F1-type ATP synthase, subunit a [Energy production and conversion]; COG0356;~identified by MetaGeneAnnotator; putative): MSADQTLAFDPDCHIFSGCGFPAPGLHTFMYEPMFTVGSFEFTKPMLLAILGSIVVVGFFWAAFNKPKLIPGKMQMVGEAGYDFVRRGIVYEIIGKKDGEKYVPLMVSLFFFVWIMNLWSIIPVAQFPVTSLIAFPAALALIVYVLWISLTFKKHGFVGGWKNITGYDKNLGAILPMVVVLEFFSNLLIRPFTHAVRLFANMFAGHLLIVMFSLATWYLMNGLGFVYAGASFVMVLVMTAFELFIQAVQAYVFVLLACSYVQGALAEHH, from the coding sequence GTGAGTGCTGACCAGACGCTTGCCTTCGACCCGGATTGCCACATCTTCTCCGGATGTGGCTTCCCGGCGCCGGGGCTGCACACGTTCATGTACGAGCCCATGTTCACCGTGGGCAGCTTCGAGTTCACCAAGCCGATGCTGCTTGCCATCCTGGGCTCGATCGTGGTCGTCGGCTTCTTCTGGGCCGCTTTCAACAAGCCCAAGCTGATCCCCGGCAAGATGCAGATGGTCGGCGAGGCCGGCTACGACTTCGTGCGCCGCGGCATCGTCTACGAGATCATCGGCAAGAAGGACGGCGAGAAGTACGTCCCGCTGATGGTGTCGCTGTTCTTCTTCGTCTGGATCATGAACCTGTGGTCGATCATCCCGGTCGCCCAGTTCCCGGTCACGTCGCTGATCGCCTTCCCGGCGGCCCTCGCGCTGATCGTCTACGTGCTCTGGATTTCGCTGACCTTCAAGAAGCACGGCTTCGTCGGCGGATGGAAGAACATCACCGGCTACGACAAGAACCTCGGCGCGATCCTGCCGATGGTCGTCGTCCTGGAGTTCTTCTCGAACCTCCTCATCCGGCCCTTCACGCACGCGGTCCGACTGTTCGCGAACATGTTCGCCGGTCACCTGCTGATCGTGATGTTCTCGCTGGCCACCTGGTACCTCATGAACGGCCTGGGCTTCGTCTACGCCGGCGCCTCGTTCGTGATGGTCCTCGTGATGACCGCCTTCGAGCTCTTCATCCAGGCCGTCCAGGCGTACGTCTTCGTTCTCCTGGCCTGCAGCTACGTCCAGGGCGCGCTCGCCGAGCACCACTGA
- a CDS encoding ATP synthase C chain (ATP synthase C chain [Streptomyces venezuelae ATCC10712];~ATP synthase subunit C; cl00466;~identified by MetaGeneAnnotator; putative) has product MSAALDMVNLAAGAKENVVGNVASIGYGLAAIGPGVGVGIIFGNGTQALARQPEAAGLIRTNQIMGFAFCEALALIGIVMGFVYQ; this is encoded by the coding sequence ATGTCCGCTGCTCTCGACATGGTCAACCTCGCCGCCGGCGCCAAGGAGAACGTCGTCGGCAACGTCGCCTCCATCGGTTACGGCCTCGCCGCGATCGGCCCCGGCGTCGGCGTCGGCATCATCTTCGGTAACGGTACGCAGGCCCTCGCCCGTCAGCCCGAAGCCGCCGGTCTGATCCGCACCAACCAGATCATGGGCTTCGCCTTCTGTGAGGCGCTCGCCCTCATCGGCATCGTCATGGGCTTCGTCTACCAGTAA
- a CDS encoding ATP synthase B chain (ATP synthase B chain [Streptomyces venezuelae ATCC10712];~F0F1 ATP synthase subunit B; Validated;~F0F1-type ATP synthase, subunit b [Energy production and conversion]; COG0711;~identified by MetaGeneAnnotator; putative) yields the protein MNALLLAEAAEPQPPLIPHLDELVIGLIAFVIVFGFLAKKLLPNINKVLDERREAIEGGIEKAESAQVEAQSVLEQYKAQLAEARHEAARLRQEATEQGTAIIQEMKAEGQRQREEIIAAGHTQLAADRKAASAALRQDVGKLATDLASKLVGEALEDHARQSRTIDRFLDELEEKAEAVR from the coding sequence GTGAACGCTCTGCTTCTTGCGGAGGCGGCGGAGCCCCAGCCTCCGCTCATCCCGCATCTCGACGAGCTCGTCATCGGCCTGATCGCCTTCGTCATCGTCTTCGGCTTCCTCGCCAAGAAGCTCCTCCCGAACATCAACAAGGTTCTGGACGAGCGTCGCGAGGCCATCGAGGGTGGCATCGAGAAGGCCGAATCGGCCCAGGTCGAGGCTCAGAGTGTGCTGGAGCAGTACAAGGCTCAGCTCGCCGAGGCCCGCCACGAAGCCGCGCGTCTTCGCCAGGAGGCGACGGAGCAGGGCACCGCGATCATCCAGGAGATGAAGGCGGAAGGCCAGCGCCAGCGCGAGGAGATCATCGCGGCCGGTCACACGCAGCTCGCTGCCGACCGCAAGGCCGCGTCCGCCGCGCTGCGTCAGGACGTCGGCAAGCTGGCGACCGACCTGGCGTCGAAGCTCGTCGGCGAGGCCCTCGAGGACCACGCCCGTCAGAGCCGGACCATCGACCGCTTCCTCGACGAGCTCGAGGAGAAGGCCGAGGCCGTGCGATGA
- a CDS encoding ATP synthase subunit delta (ATP synthase delta (OSCP) subunit; pfam00213;~ATP synthase subunit delta [Streptomyces cattleya NRRL 8057 = DSM46488];~F0F1 ATP synthase subunit delta; Provisional;~identified by MetaGeneAnnotator; putative): protein MNGASREALSAARESLDALTDNTSVDAGELAGELAAVTALLDREVSLRRVLTDPAQGGEAKAELAKRLLSGQVGGATVDLIAGMVRSRWSQSRDLVDAVEELANTADLTAAQKAGALDDVEDELFRFGRIVSSSNELRSALTDKTATATAKGELLRSLLGGKADQVTERLIVRLVTQPRGRSLESGLESLSKLAAARRDRMVAVVTTAVPLSDGQKQRLGAVLAKLYGRQMHLNLDVDPTVLGGISVRVGDEVIDGTIAERLDEATRRLAG from the coding sequence ATGAACGGAGCGAGCCGCGAGGCACTGAGTGCCGCACGTGAGTCCCTGGACGCGCTGACCGACAACACGTCGGTGGACGCCGGCGAGCTCGCGGGCGAGCTGGCGGCCGTCACCGCGCTGCTCGACCGCGAGGTGTCGCTGCGTCGGGTTCTGACCGACCCGGCGCAGGGTGGCGAGGCCAAGGCCGAGCTGGCCAAGCGACTGCTGTCCGGTCAGGTGGGCGGCGCGACCGTCGACCTGATCGCCGGCATGGTGCGCTCCCGCTGGTCGCAGTCGCGCGACCTGGTCGACGCGGTCGAGGAGCTGGCGAACACCGCCGACCTCACCGCCGCCCAGAAGGCGGGCGCCCTGGACGACGTCGAGGACGAGCTGTTCCGGTTCGGCCGGATCGTCTCCTCCAGCAACGAGCTCCGCTCCGCGCTGACGGACAAGACCGCGACGGCCACGGCCAAGGGCGAGCTGCTGCGCAGCCTGCTCGGCGGCAAGGCAGACCAGGTCACCGAGCGTCTGATCGTCCGCCTGGTCACCCAGCCCCGGGGTCGTAGCCTGGAGTCGGGACTCGAGTCCCTGTCCAAGCTCGCCGCGGCGCGCCGGGACCGGATGGTCGCGGTCGTCACCACCGCGGTGCCGCTCAGCGACGGGCAGAAGCAGCGCCTCGGCGCGGTGCTGGCCAAGCTGTACGGCCGCCAGATGCACTTGAACCTGGACGTGGACCCGACGGTCCTCGGCGGGATCTCGGTGCGGGTCGGTGACGAGGTCATCGACGGCACCATCGCGGAGCGCCTCGACGAGGCGACCCGCCGCCTGGCCGGCTGA